One Cedecea neteri DNA segment encodes these proteins:
- a CDS encoding efflux RND transporter permease subunit — MIAAVIRWSLKNRLLVVLAAIIMAAWGLWSLQRAPLDALPDLSDVQVIVRVSYPGKAPQIVEDQVTYPLTTTMLSVPGAKTVRGFSMFGDSYVYILFDDGTDPYWARSRVLEYLSQVQSQLPPEAKASLGPDATGVGWVYEYALVDRTGRHSLADLRALQDWTLKFELKTVPNVSEVASVGGMVRQYQIVLDPERMKALNITHEQVINAVKSANQEGGGSVLEMGEAEYMVRTSGYLKNLDDFKQVVITSRDGVPVLLSDVASVRLGPEIRRGVAEFNGEGEVAGGIIVMRYGKNALETINAVKAKLAQLQKSLPAGVEIVPVYDRSHLIENAIETLSHKLLEEFIVVAIICSLFLFHFRSALVAIITLPLGILGAFIVMHYQGVNANIMSLGGIAIAIGAMVDAAIVMIENMHKVLEQWRHDRPGEQPRGEDYWQISQQAAVEVGPALFCSLLIITLSFIPVFSLEAQEGRMFSPLAFTKTYSMAVAAGLGITLVPVLMGWFIRGKIPDEKANPINRWLIAAYEPVLEKVLDRPKTTLAVAGVLLVATLWPLSKLGSEFMPPLDEGDLLYMPSTLPGISTREAGRLLQQTDRLIKTVPEVETVFGKAGRAETATDPAPLTMIETTIRFKPRDQWRPGMTMDKLVNELDSVVKVPGIANVWVPPIRNRLDMLATGIKSPVGIKVNGNNIAAIESVAEQIERVVKQVPGVTSALAERLGGGRYVDIDIDRRKAARYGVSVKELQSLVATVIGGENIGETIEGRERFPINVRYPRELRDNLQKLRDLPVITSNGSQVALSELANIAITEGPPMLKSENARLSNWIYVDLRGRDLKSAVEDMQRAVAEQVKLPEGVSLSWSGQFEYLERATAKLKIVLPFTLLIIFVLLYVTFSRVKDALLIMGTLPFSLIGGVWLLYLLGYNLSVAGAVGFIALAGVAAEFGVIMVLYLNQALAKHQKTDSVQDGGLLRRAIHEGAVLRVRPKVMTVATIMAGLLPIMWGNGTGSEVMRRIAAPMIGGMVTAPLLSMLVIPAVYMLIKKRK; from the coding sequence ATGATTGCCGCCGTTATTCGCTGGTCGCTTAAAAATCGCCTGCTGGTGGTGCTGGCCGCCATCATTATGGCGGCATGGGGGCTTTGGTCGCTGCAGAGAGCGCCGCTGGATGCGCTGCCGGATCTCTCTGATGTGCAGGTGATTGTGCGGGTGAGTTATCCGGGTAAAGCACCGCAAATCGTGGAGGACCAGGTCACCTATCCGCTGACTACCACCATGCTGTCCGTTCCGGGAGCTAAAACGGTGCGTGGCTTTTCCATGTTCGGCGATTCTTATGTCTACATTCTGTTCGACGATGGGACCGACCCTTACTGGGCACGATCCAGGGTACTTGAATACCTGAGCCAGGTGCAGTCTCAGCTGCCGCCGGAGGCCAAAGCCTCGCTGGGGCCTGATGCTACCGGGGTCGGCTGGGTATATGAATATGCGTTGGTGGACAGAACCGGGAGACACAGCCTGGCCGATCTGCGAGCCTTACAGGACTGGACGCTGAAGTTTGAGCTGAAAACCGTGCCTAACGTCTCCGAAGTGGCAAGCGTAGGCGGCATGGTACGTCAGTACCAGATTGTGCTCGATCCGGAACGTATGAAAGCGCTGAATATTACCCATGAGCAAGTCATCAATGCGGTAAAAAGCGCCAACCAGGAAGGCGGCGGGTCGGTGCTCGAGATGGGAGAGGCTGAGTATATGGTGCGAACCTCTGGCTATCTCAAAAATCTGGATGACTTCAAGCAGGTTGTTATCACCAGCCGTGATGGCGTGCCGGTGCTGCTTTCCGATGTCGCTTCCGTCAGGCTTGGGCCGGAAATTCGCCGGGGCGTGGCGGAGTTTAACGGCGAGGGTGAAGTTGCCGGTGGCATTATCGTGATGCGCTACGGCAAAAATGCCCTTGAAACGATTAACGCGGTTAAAGCAAAGCTGGCTCAGCTGCAGAAGAGTTTGCCCGCCGGCGTTGAAATTGTGCCGGTGTACGACCGTTCACATCTGATTGAAAACGCGATTGAAACTCTCTCACATAAACTGCTGGAAGAGTTTATCGTGGTCGCCATTATTTGTTCGCTGTTCCTGTTCCACTTCCGCTCTGCTCTGGTGGCGATAATTACTTTGCCGCTGGGGATTCTGGGGGCGTTTATCGTCATGCATTACCAGGGCGTGAATGCCAATATCATGTCGCTGGGTGGCATCGCGATTGCCATTGGCGCGATGGTCGATGCGGCGATAGTGATGATTGAAAACATGCACAAAGTGCTGGAGCAGTGGCGGCACGATCGTCCGGGAGAGCAGCCTCGCGGCGAAGATTACTGGCAAATTTCTCAGCAGGCGGCGGTAGAAGTAGGGCCAGCGTTATTTTGTAGCCTGTTGATTATTACCCTGTCGTTTATCCCGGTGTTCTCTCTTGAAGCGCAGGAGGGAAGGATGTTTTCGCCGCTGGCGTTCACCAAGACTTATTCTATGGCGGTGGCCGCGGGGCTGGGGATTACGCTGGTGCCGGTGCTGATGGGCTGGTTTATTCGCGGCAAGATCCCCGATGAAAAGGCCAACCCGATTAACCGCTGGCTGATTGCGGCCTACGAGCCTGTACTGGAAAAAGTGCTCGACAGGCCGAAAACCACGCTTGCGGTAGCCGGCGTGTTGCTGGTCGCCACGCTTTGGCCGCTGAGCAAACTGGGCAGCGAGTTTATGCCGCCGCTGGATGAAGGCGATTTACTGTATATGCCTTCCACGCTGCCGGGTATCTCGACGCGAGAGGCAGGGCGGCTGCTGCAGCAAACCGATCGCCTGATCAAAACTGTACCGGAAGTTGAAACCGTTTTTGGTAAAGCCGGACGTGCCGAAACGGCCACAGATCCCGCGCCGCTCACCATGATTGAAACCACCATTCGCTTTAAGCCACGCGACCAGTGGCGGCCGGGAATGACGATGGACAAGCTGGTGAATGAGCTGGACAGCGTGGTGAAGGTGCCGGGTATTGCCAACGTGTGGGTACCGCCTATTCGTAACCGGCTGGATATGCTGGCCACCGGGATTAAAAGCCCGGTAGGGATAAAGGTGAACGGCAATAATATTGCCGCTATTGAGTCAGTCGCGGAACAGATTGAGCGCGTGGTGAAGCAGGTGCCTGGCGTCACCTCTGCGCTGGCTGAGCGCCTGGGCGGCGGGCGCTATGTGGATATCGATATCGACAGGCGCAAAGCGGCTCGCTATGGCGTTTCGGTTAAAGAACTGCAGTCGCTGGTTGCCACGGTGATCGGTGGGGAAAACATTGGTGAAACTATTGAAGGGCGTGAGCGTTTTCCAATAAATGTGCGCTACCCGCGTGAGCTGCGAGACAACCTGCAGAAACTACGCGATTTACCGGTTATTACCTCCAACGGCAGCCAGGTAGCACTTTCTGAACTGGCAAATATTGCGATTACAGAAGGGCCGCCGATGCTGAAAAGTGAAAATGCGCGCCTTTCGAACTGGATCTATGTCGATCTGCGTGGCCGAGATTTGAAGTCTGCCGTAGAGGATATGCAGCGTGCGGTGGCCGAGCAGGTGAAATTGCCTGAAGGTGTTTCTCTTTCGTGGTCAGGGCAGTTTGAATACCTGGAGCGTGCGACGGCGAAATTAAAAATTGTGCTGCCATTTACCTTATTAATCATATTTGTACTGTTATATGTCACCTTCTCACGAGTGAAGGATGCGCTATTAATTATGGGGACTTTGCCGTTCTCATTAATTGGCGGTGTGTGGCTACTTTATCTGCTGGGATATAACCTGTCGGTGGCCGGAGCCGTGGGCTTTATTGCCCTTGCGGGTGTTGCTGCCGAATTTGGCGTGATCATGGTGCTTTATTTAAACCAGGCGCTAGCTAAGCATCAGAAAACTGACAGCGTGCAGGATGGCGGTCTGCTGCGGCGTGCTATTCATGAAGGTGCTGTACTACGCGTCAGGCCTAAAGTGATGACGGTGGCCACCATTATGGCGGGTTTACTGCCGATTATGTGGGGCAACGGCACTGGATCGGAGGTAATGCGACGTATTGCCGCCCCGATGATTGGGGGGATGGTGACGGCGCCATTGTTGTCGATGTTGGTTATCCCTGCGGTATATATGTTGATTAAAAAACGGAAATAA
- the rlpA gene encoding endolytic peptidoglycan transglycosylase RlpA: MGKQKRWAGVCIAAALLAACSSNDESQQPVNQAPQPAVCNGPVVEISGAEPRYEPLNPSVNQDYQNNGKSYKIVQNPANFSQAGFAAIYDAEPGSNLTASGEAFDPNALTAAHPTLPIPSYARITNLANGRMIVVRINDRGPYGNDRVISLSRAAADRLNTSNNTKVRIDPIIVAQDGTMSGPGTACTTIAKQTYALPARPDLSGGMGSASSPAQPVAPQGDVRAISNSTLQSADTTGAPVQSSGFLGAPTPLAAGVIETPDAPATAAPVTQQPVAATAAPAAAPTPPVAPQPGPIVEQPAPAVSAPVTAPGSTQGHVQRSVTAASVPASSGRYVVQVGAVSDGARASQWQQKLSQQFGVPGAVSHNGAVYRVQLGPFSSRNEATALQQRLMSEAQQQSFVTNAPAM; the protein is encoded by the coding sequence ATGGGTAAGCAAAAACGGTGGGCTGGCGTCTGCATCGCAGCGGCGTTACTGGCAGCATGTTCGTCAAATGATGAGAGTCAGCAGCCGGTTAATCAGGCACCGCAGCCGGCCGTGTGCAACGGTCCAGTCGTGGAAATCAGCGGCGCTGAGCCACGCTACGAGCCGCTGAATCCGTCAGTGAACCAGGATTACCAGAACAACGGCAAAAGCTACAAAATTGTTCAGAATCCGGCAAACTTCAGCCAGGCAGGCTTTGCGGCTATCTACGATGCCGAACCCGGCAGCAACCTGACCGCCTCTGGCGAAGCGTTTGATCCTAATGCACTGACAGCAGCACACCCAACCCTGCCTATTCCAAGCTATGCGCGAATCACTAACCTCGCAAATGGCCGCATGATTGTGGTCCGCATCAACGATCGCGGCCCTTACGGCAACGATCGGGTTATCTCGTTGTCTCGTGCGGCGGCAGACAGGCTGAACACCTCGAACAATACCAAAGTCCGTATCGACCCTATTATCGTTGCACAGGATGGCACAATGTCTGGCCCGGGTACGGCCTGTACGACTATCGCCAAGCAGACCTATGCTCTGCCAGCCCGCCCAGATCTTAGCGGCGGCATGGGAAGCGCCTCCTCCCCTGCTCAGCCTGTCGCGCCGCAGGGTGATGTCCGCGCCATCAGCAATTCGACGCTGCAAAGCGCAGATACCACCGGCGCACCTGTTCAGAGCAGCGGTTTTCTCGGTGCTCCTACTCCTCTTGCGGCAGGCGTGATAGAAACACCTGATGCTCCGGCAACGGCAGCTCCTGTTACACAGCAGCCTGTCGCAGCAACAGCTGCACCAGCCGCAGCGCCTACTCCTCCAGTAGCGCCACAGCCAGGGCCGATCGTTGAGCAGCCTGCTCCAGCTGTTTCTGCGCCGGTCACCGCGCCGGGTTCAACGCAAGGTCACGTTCAGCGCAGTGTAACTGCAGCAAGCGTGCCAGCCAGTAGTGGCCGTTATGTTGTTCAGGTCGGTGCAGTGAGCGACGGCGCACGCGCCAGCCAGTGGCAGCAAAAGCTAAGCCAGCAGTTTGGCGTACCGGGCGCAGTTTCTCACAACGGTGCCGTCTATCGCGTTCAGCTTGGCCCGTTCAGCAGCCGCAATGAAGCTACAGCTCTGCAGCAGCGCCTGATGTCTGAAGCGCAACAGCAGTCATTTGTTACCAACGCTCCCGCTATGTAA
- the crcB gene encoding fluoride efflux transporter CrcB yields MIQMLFAVFIGGGMGSVARWFLSMKFNPMHMGVPIGTLIANLTGAFIIGLGLALFSRFSHVDPMWKLLITTGFCGGLTTFSTFSAEVVLLLQDGRLIWAGTNVLLNLAGSFIMTALAFWLVSLFVTQ; encoded by the coding sequence GTGATTCAGATGCTATTCGCCGTCTTTATCGGCGGCGGGATGGGCAGCGTAGCACGCTGGTTTCTCAGTATGAAGTTCAATCCAATGCACATGGGCGTTCCCATTGGGACGCTAATCGCCAATCTGACCGGGGCGTTTATCATCGGCCTTGGGCTGGCGCTGTTCAGCCGCTTCAGTCACGTTGACCCGATGTGGAAGCTGCTGATAACCACCGGTTTCTGTGGCGGTCTGACAACGTTTTCGACGTTTTCTGCAGAAGTCGTTTTGCTGCTGCAGGATGGGCGTTTGATCTGGGCTGGCACGAACGTCCTGCTCAACCTGGCAGGCTCGTTTATCATGACCGCGCTCGCATTTTGGCTGGTTTCTCTCTTCGTTACCCAATAA
- a CDS encoding YbeF family transcriptional regulator → MGQNPLSEKKIVDRDGENNYPVFKTLRNIDLNLLTIFEAVYIHKGIVNAARVLNLTPSAISQSIQKLRYIFPDPLFIRKGQGVTPTAYAAHLHEYISQGLESILGALDFNNSNDQQRTITIATQPSIGALVIPKVYSAIRKVNPNLLIRNVPINDGESQLSQFQTDLIIDTSRHYARTITSVPLYQESIAVVCREGHPCLEQRLTREDLQNMEHTFLIMQDDLLRDLRQEISERLPNRQIAFSSYNYVTLSSLLGSSDLLGFMPWRLYEMFKETWNLRAVDCDLFADKTMETSMHFNKLSIRDTVLQEIIKAIHTEFA, encoded by the coding sequence ATGGGGCAAAACCCACTGTCTGAGAAAAAAATCGTGGATCGCGATGGTGAAAACAACTATCCCGTATTCAAGACGTTACGCAACATAGATTTGAACTTGCTGACTATTTTTGAGGCCGTCTACATTCATAAAGGCATCGTCAATGCAGCCCGAGTGCTTAATCTCACGCCCTCGGCTATCAGCCAGTCTATCCAAAAGTTGCGCTATATTTTTCCCGACCCTTTATTCATTCGCAAAGGCCAGGGCGTCACGCCGACGGCGTATGCGGCACATCTGCATGAATATATCAGCCAGGGCCTGGAATCGATTCTTGGCGCGCTGGATTTCAACAACAGCAACGATCAGCAGCGTACCATCACCATTGCCACTCAGCCGTCTATTGGGGCTTTAGTTATCCCTAAAGTCTATTCGGCGATCCGCAAGGTCAATCCAAATCTGCTTATTCGCAATGTGCCCATTAACGATGGTGAGTCCCAACTCAGCCAGTTTCAAACCGACCTGATTATCGACACCAGCCGCCACTACGCGCGTACCATCACCAGCGTACCGCTGTATCAGGAAAGTATCGCCGTGGTCTGCCGGGAAGGTCATCCCTGCCTTGAACAGCGGCTCACTCGCGAAGATCTGCAAAATATGGAGCACACTTTCCTGATCATGCAGGATGACCTGTTGCGTGACCTGCGTCAGGAGATCAGCGAGCGGCTTCCTAACAGGCAAATAGCGTTCAGCAGCTACAACTACGTCACGTTGTCCTCGCTGCTGGGCAGCAGCGATTTGCTGGGCTTCATGCCCTGGCGCCTGTACGAAATGTTCAAAGAGACCTGGAACCTGCGAGCCGTTGACTGCGATCTGTTTGCTGATAAAACAATGGAAACCAGCATGCATTTTAACAAGCTGAGCATTCGCGACACGGTTTTGCAGGAGATAATCAAAGCCATTCACACAGAGTTCGCTTGA
- the pagP gene encoding lipid IV(A) palmitoyltransferase PagP — MTYANKLFSILIFVCTLGLSASAAAEDGFFSNAWETFSGQVSKTWNEPEHYDLYVPAITWHARFAYDKEKTDRYNERPWGAGFGQSRWDEEGNWNGIYLMAFKDSFNKWEPIGGYGWEKTWRPLSDDNFHMGLGYTVGVTARDNWKYIPIPVVLPLASIGYGPATFQMTYIPGTYNNGNVYFAWMRFQF; from the coding sequence GTGACTTACGCGAATAAACTGTTCTCAATTTTGATTTTTGTTTGCACGCTTGGGCTGAGCGCTTCTGCTGCTGCGGAAGACGGCTTTTTCAGCAACGCATGGGAAACCTTCTCCGGCCAGGTATCTAAAACCTGGAACGAACCAGAACATTATGACCTTTACGTGCCGGCGATTACCTGGCACGCCCGCTTTGCCTATGACAAAGAAAAAACGGATCGCTATAACGAACGACCGTGGGGCGCAGGTTTTGGCCAATCCCGCTGGGATGAGGAAGGTAACTGGAACGGCATCTATCTGATGGCGTTCAAGGACTCTTTTAACAAATGGGAGCCTATCGGCGGTTACGGTTGGGAGAAAACCTGGCGGCCGTTGAGTGACGATAACTTCCATATGGGACTGGGTTATACCGTGGGTGTTACTGCCCGCGACAACTGGAAATACATCCCAATCCCGGTTGTGCTGCCGCTGGCGTCTATTGGCTACGGCCCGGCAACCTTCCAGATGACCTACATTCCAGGCACCTATAACAACGGTAACGTCTACTTTGCGTGGATGCGTTTCCAGTTCTGA
- the lipB gene encoding lipoyl(octanoyl) transferase LipB: MSQDTILIRTLGLQPYEPVSQAMHDFTDTRDDTTADEIWLVEHPQVFTQGQAGKAEHVLMPGDIPVVQSDRGGQVTFHGPGQQVMYLLLNLKRRKLGVRELVTVLEQTVVNTLAEYGIEAYPRADAPGVYVDGRKICSLGLRIRKGCSFHGLALNIDMDLSPFLRINPCGYAGLEMTQVSHFVEGITVADIQPRLVENFIALLNHPPYEYRKEK; the protein is encoded by the coding sequence TTGTCTCAAGACACTATCCTGATTCGCACTCTTGGCCTGCAGCCTTATGAACCTGTTTCGCAGGCAATGCATGACTTTACCGACACCCGTGACGACACTACGGCCGACGAGATTTGGCTGGTTGAACATCCCCAGGTCTTCACCCAGGGCCAGGCCGGTAAAGCCGAGCACGTCCTGATGCCGGGCGATATTCCCGTTGTGCAAAGCGATCGCGGCGGCCAGGTAACCTTTCACGGCCCAGGCCAGCAGGTTATGTATCTGCTGCTGAACTTAAAACGACGCAAGCTTGGCGTGCGGGAGCTGGTAACCGTCCTGGAACAAACCGTGGTTAACACGCTGGCAGAATATGGTATTGAAGCTTACCCCCGCGCCGACGCGCCGGGCGTGTATGTCGACGGACGCAAGATTTGCTCTCTGGGGCTTCGTATTCGTAAGGGATGTTCTTTCCACGGGCTGGCACTGAACATCGACATGGATTTATCCCCCTTCCTGCGGATAAATCCCTGCGGTTATGCCGGCCTGGAGATGACCCAGGTCAGCCATTTTGTCGAAGGCATCACCGTGGCGGATATTCAGCCCCGGCTGGTAGAAAACTTTATCGCCCTGCTAAACCACCCGCCGTACGAATATCGCAAAGAGAAGTAA
- the lipA gene encoding lipoyl synthase: MSKPIVMERGVKYRDADKMALIPVKNVATERQELLRKPEWMKIKLPSDSTRIQGIKAAMRKNGLHSVCEEASCPNLAECFNHGTATFMILGAICTRRCPFCDVAHGRPVAPDANEPEKLAQTIADMGLRYVVITSVDRDDLRDGGAQHFADCIRAIREKNPSIKIETLVPDFRGRMDRALDILTATPPDVFNHNLENVPRVYRNVRPGADYNWSLKLLERFKEAHPDIPTKSGLMVGLGETNEEIIEVMRDLRRHGVTMLTLGQYLQPSRHHLPVQRYVSPDEFEEMKAEALAMGFTHAACGPFVRSSYHADLQAKGMEVK, encoded by the coding sequence ATGAGCAAACCCATTGTGATGGAACGCGGCGTTAAATACCGCGACGCCGATAAAATGGCTCTGATCCCGGTTAAAAACGTGGCGACAGAGCGCCAGGAGCTGTTGAGAAAACCAGAATGGATGAAAATTAAACTTCCGTCTGACTCAACCCGTATCCAGGGCATTAAAGCGGCGATGCGCAAAAATGGTCTGCATTCCGTTTGCGAAGAAGCCTCCTGCCCTAACCTCGCTGAATGTTTTAACCACGGCACCGCGACCTTTATGATTCTGGGCGCTATCTGTACCCGCCGCTGCCCATTCTGCGACGTCGCACATGGTCGCCCTGTTGCGCCAGATGCCAATGAGCCTGAAAAACTGGCACAGACCATCGCCGATATGGGTCTGCGCTATGTCGTGATTACTTCAGTAGACCGTGACGATCTGCGTGACGGCGGCGCCCAGCACTTTGCTGACTGCATTCGCGCTATCCGCGAAAAAAACCCAAGCATCAAAATCGAAACGCTGGTGCCTGACTTCCGTGGACGTATGGATCGTGCGCTGGATATTCTCACCGCAACGCCGCCGGACGTGTTCAACCACAACCTGGAAAACGTACCGCGCGTCTACCGCAACGTCCGCCCAGGTGCAGACTACAACTGGTCGCTGAAGCTGCTTGAGCGCTTCAAAGAAGCTCATCCGGATATCCCGACCAAATCTGGCCTGATGGTAGGCCTGGGTGAAACCAACGAAGAGATCATCGAAGTGATGCGCGACCTGCGCCGTCACGGCGTGACCATGCTGACCCTGGGCCAGTATCTCCAGCCAAGCCGTCACCACTTACCGGTGCAGCGTTACGTTAGCCCGGACGAGTTTGAAGAGATGAAAGCCGAAGCGCTGGCAATGGGCTTCACCCACGCCGCCTGTGGCCCGTTTGTTCGCTCTTCCTATCACGCCGATCTGCAGGCAAAAGGTATGGAAGTGAAGTAA
- the ybeD gene encoding DUF493 family protein YbeD encodes MKTKLNELLEFPTSFTYKVMGLAKPELVDLVVEVVQRHAPGDYTPQVKPSSKGNYHSVSITINATHIEQVETLYEELGNIEIVRMVL; translated from the coding sequence ATGAAAACCAAACTGAACGAACTGCTCGAATTCCCAACCTCTTTTACTTACAAAGTAATGGGCCTGGCGAAACCGGAGCTGGTTGATCTGGTCGTTGAGGTGGTGCAGCGCCACGCCCCTGGTGACTACACGCCGCAGGTTAAACCAAGCAGCAAAGGTAACTACCACTCGGTTTCTATTACCATCAATGCCACTCACATTGAACAGGTTGAAACCCTGTATGAAGAATTAGGCAACATCGAAATCGTTCGTATGGTGCTGTAA
- a CDS encoding deaminated glutathione amidase, protein MKVAVGQFVVGPVWQENAATCVSLMAQAAGKGADLLVLPEAVLARSDTDPDMSVKSAQTLDGGYVQQLRAESRKNEMTTVLTLHVPTRDGRAANTLLAIRGGEIVANYRKVHLYDAFSVQESRLVDAGASQAPLIKVAGMNVGLMTCYDLRFPDMALSLALSGAEVLVLPAAWLKGPHKEAHWATLLAARALDTTCYMVASGECGNKNIGQSRIIDPLGVTVAAAAEVPDLIFAEINTERVAAVRQMLPVLLNRRFAPPQML, encoded by the coding sequence ATGAAGGTGGCGGTCGGGCAGTTTGTGGTGGGGCCAGTCTGGCAGGAAAATGCGGCAACCTGCGTCAGCCTGATGGCGCAAGCGGCAGGCAAAGGGGCCGATTTGCTCGTTTTACCTGAGGCGGTGTTAGCCCGGAGTGATACCGATCCGGATATGTCAGTCAAGTCAGCACAGACGCTGGATGGCGGCTATGTACAACAGCTGCGGGCTGAAAGCCGAAAGAACGAGATGACAACGGTGCTAACGCTGCATGTCCCTACCCGTGATGGTCGGGCGGCAAACACCTTGCTGGCCATTCGCGGCGGTGAGATTGTGGCGAATTACCGGAAGGTTCATCTGTATGATGCTTTCAGCGTTCAGGAGTCCCGGCTGGTGGATGCCGGAGCAAGCCAGGCACCTTTGATTAAGGTTGCCGGCATGAACGTCGGGCTGATGACCTGCTACGACCTTCGTTTTCCTGATATGGCGTTGAGTCTTGCGCTTAGTGGGGCAGAGGTTCTGGTTCTGCCCGCGGCGTGGCTAAAAGGCCCGCATAAAGAGGCTCACTGGGCGACGCTTCTCGCCGCTCGCGCGTTGGATACTACGTGCTATATGGTTGCTTCTGGAGAGTGTGGCAATAAAAATATCGGCCAGAGCCGGATCATTGACCCGCTGGGCGTGACCGTTGCTGCGGCAGCCGAGGTGCCTGATCTGATTTTTGCCGAGATAAACACAGAACGAGTCGCGGCGGTCAGGCAAATGCTGCCGGTACTGCTTAACCGGAGGTTTGCGCCGCCGCAAATGTTATGA
- the dacA gene encoding D-alanyl-D-alanine carboxypeptidase DacA: protein MNTAPSARFVKRLALTSAFALAAMASAQADDLNIKTMIPGVPQIDAEAYILIDYNSGKVLAESNADARRDPASLTKMMTSYVIGQAMKAGKFDDNAMVTIGKDAWATGNPVFKGSSLMFLQPGMQVPVNKLVRGINLQSGNDACVAMADFVAGSQDAFVSLMNGYVSALGLKNTHFQTVHGLDAEGQYSSARDMALIGQALIRDVPNEYAIYKEKEFTFNNIRQTNRNGLLWDTSLNVDGIKTGHTDAAGYNLVASATEGQMRLISAVLGGHTYKGRETESKKLLTWGFRFFETVSPLKAGKEFASEPAWFGDNDRASLGVDKDVYLTIPRGRMKDLKASYVLTTTELHAPLQKNQVVGTINFQLDGKTIEQRPLVVLQEMPEGNFFSRIIDYIKLMFHHWFG, encoded by the coding sequence ATGAATACAGCTCCTTCTGCACGTTTTGTTAAGCGCCTGGCGCTCACCTCGGCTTTCGCTCTTGCGGCTATGGCCTCTGCTCAAGCTGACGACCTCAACATTAAAACTATGATCCCGGGCGTCCCGCAGATTGATGCAGAAGCGTATATCCTGATTGACTACAACTCAGGCAAAGTGCTGGCCGAATCAAACGCCGACGCACGTCGCGACCCGGCCAGCCTGACCAAAATGATGACCAGCTACGTCATTGGCCAGGCGATGAAAGCCGGCAAGTTCGACGACAATGCAATGGTCACCATCGGCAAAGATGCCTGGGCCACCGGTAACCCGGTGTTTAAAGGCTCCTCGCTGATGTTCCTGCAGCCTGGTATGCAGGTGCCGGTCAACAAACTGGTTCGCGGTATCAACCTGCAGTCAGGTAACGATGCCTGTGTGGCGATGGCCGACTTCGTTGCCGGTAGCCAGGATGCCTTCGTGAGCCTGATGAACGGCTACGTTTCCGCTCTGGGCCTGAAAAACACCCACTTCCAGACCGTGCACGGCCTGGATGCCGAAGGTCAGTACAGCTCTGCGCGTGATATGGCGCTGATCGGCCAGGCACTGATCCGCGATGTACCGAACGAATACGCTATCTACAAAGAAAAAGAGTTCACCTTCAACAACATTCGTCAGACTAACCGCAATGGTCTGCTGTGGGATACCAGCCTCAACGTTGATGGTATTAAAACCGGCCACACGGATGCAGCAGGCTATAACCTCGTAGCTTCCGCAACCGAAGGCCAGATGCGCCTGATCTCCGCTGTTCTTGGCGGGCACACCTACAAAGGCCGTGAAACAGAAAGCAAAAAGCTGTTGACCTGGGGCTTCCGCTTCTTTGAAACTGTTTCTCCGCTGAAAGCCGGCAAAGAGTTTGCTTCTGAGCCAGCCTGGTTTGGCGACAACGATCGTGCCTCCCTCGGCGTGGATAAAGACGTTTATCTGACCATTCCTCGTGGCCGCATGAAGGATCTGAAAGCCAGCTACGTGCTGACCACGACTGAACTGCACGCGCCGCTGCAGAAAAACCAGGTTGTCGGTACCATTAACTTCCAGTTGGATGGCAAAACCATCGAGCAGCGTCCGTTAGTCGTGCTGCAGGAAATGCCGGAAGGGAATTTCTTCAGCCGAATCATTGATTACATCAAACTGATGTTCCACCACTGGTTCGGTTAA
- the cspE gene encoding transcription antiterminator/RNA stability regulator CspE: MSKIKGNVKWFNESKGFGFITPEDGSKDVFVHFSAIQSNGFKTLAEGQRVEFEITNGAKGPSAANVMPI, encoded by the coding sequence ATGTCTAAGATTAAAGGTAACGTTAAGTGGTTTAATGAATCCAAAGGCTTCGGCTTCATTACTCCGGAAGATGGCAGCAAAGACGTGTTCGTACACTTCTCTGCAATCCAGAGCAATGGTTTCAAAACCCTGGCTGAAGGCCAGCGCGTTGAGTTTGAAATCACTAACGGTGCCAAAGGCCCTTCTGCTGCAAACGTAATGCCTATCTAA
- the tatE gene encoding twin-arginine translocase subunit TatE, which translates to MGEISITKLLVVGALIVLLFGTKKLRTLGGDLGSAIKGFKKAMAEDDSGKKPDTEAEATAEQRIVHKD; encoded by the coding sequence ATGGGAGAGATTAGTATTACTAAGCTGCTGGTTGTCGGCGCGCTGATCGTATTGCTGTTTGGTACCAAGAAGCTGCGCACGCTGGGCGGCGATCTCGGTTCTGCCATCAAAGGCTTTAAGAAAGCGATGGCTGAAGACGACAGTGGCAAAAAGCCCGATACCGAAGCTGAAGCCACTGCAGAACAGCGCATCGTTCATAAAGACTGA